A genomic region of Castor canadensis chromosome 16, mCasCan1.hap1v2, whole genome shotgun sequence contains the following coding sequences:
- the LOC109674894 gene encoding uncharacterized protein isoform X3, with product MAAAVLRDPPQGSVTFEDVAVYFTWEEWDLLNEAQRHLYLEVMLENLALTSSLSCSQGAEPEVAPSKPSISIGLSQVRTPPKNSSSQNACHCEICGLVLKDILYLAQHHRTHHRQKPCTCGEQFYFTANLEQHQRQHIKEAPFRSYVDSASFIKSSTVHVSGKPFTCKEVGKGFLASMGFSHEMATHTGEKPNNKNKYGVTFHSGKSHHSLGDYKNTFSYADMLVQDQSVLTREGLFECNKCGKACTRRCNLIQHQKVHSKDRPYECSECGKFFTYYSSFIIHQRVHTGERPYECNECGKSFSQIYSLNSHRKVHTGERPYECGECGKFFSQRSNLIQHQRVHTGERPYECSECGKSFSQNFSLIYHQRVHTGERPHECSECGKSFSRSSSLIHHRRLHTGERPYECGECGKSFKQSSSFSSHRKVHTGERPYVCGECGKSFSHSSNLKNHQRVHTGERPIECSECGKSFSCKSNLIKHLRVHTGERPYQCSECGKSFSQSSSLIQHQRIHNGKKPYQCSDYGKSFGCKSVLIQHQRVHTGEKP from the exons ATGGCGGCGGCGGTGCTGAGGGACCCCCCTCAG GGCAGtgtgacctttgaggatgtggctGTGTACTTCACTTGGGAAGAATGGGATCTTCTCAATGAGGCTCAGAGACACCTGTACCTCGAAGTGATGCTGGAGAATTTGGCACTTACATCTTCACTGA GTTGTTCACAAGGAGCAGAGCCTGAGGTGGCACCTTCTAAACCCAGCATTTCTATAGGATTGTCACAGGTCaggacccccccaaaaaattcatCTTCCCAGAATGCCTGTCACTGTGAAATATGTGGCCTGGTCTTGAAAGACATTTTATACTTGGCTCAGCACCACAGAACACATCACAGGCAAAAACCCTGTACATGTGGAGAACAGTTCTACTTCACTGCAAATCTTGAACAGCATCAGAGGCAGCACATTAAAGAAGCACCCTTCAGAAGTTATGTGGACAGTGCTTCATTTATAAAGAGCTCCACAGTCCATGTGTCAGGGAAACCTTTTACCTGCAAAGAAGTTGGGAAGGGCTTTCTGGCCAGCATGGGATTTTCCCATGAAATGGCCACTCACACAGGGGAGAAACCAAATAACAAGAATAAGTATGGGGTGACCTTTCATAGTGGAAAGAGTCATCATAGCTTGGGAGACTATAAGAACACTTTCAGCTATGCAGACATGCTTGTTCAGGACCAGAGTGTCCTCACTAGGGAAGGACTGTTTGAGTGTAACAAGTGTGGGAAAGCCTGTACACGAAGATGTAATCTCATTCAGCACCAGAAAGTCCACAGTAAAGACAGGCCTTACGAATGCAGTGAATGTGGAAAGTTCTTTACCTACTACTCCAGCTTCATTATACATCAGagagttcacactggagaaagaCCATATGAGTGCAATGAATGTGGGAAGTCCTTTAGCCAGATCTATAGCCTCAATAGCCATAGGAaagttcacactggagaaaggccttatgagtgtgGGGAATGTGGGAAATTTTTTAGCCAAAGGTCCAACCTCATTCAACATCAGAGGGtacacactggagaaaggccttatgagtgcAGTGAATGTGGGAAATCCTTCAGCCAAAACTTTAGTCTCATTTATCACCAGAGAGTACACACTGGAGAAAGACCTCATGAGTGCAGTGagtgtggaaaatcctttagCCGAAGCTCTAGCCTCATTCACCACCGGAGacttcacactggagaaaggccttatgaatGTGGTGAATGTGGAAAGTCCTTTAAGCAGAGCTCTAGCTTCAGTTCACATCGGAAAGTCCATACAGGGGAGAGGCCCTACGTGTGTGGGGAATGCGGGAAATCCTTTAGTCATAGCTCCAACCTCAAGAACCACCAGAGagtccacactggagaaaggcctaTTGAGTGTAGTGAATGTGGAAAGTCTTTTAGCTGCAAATCTAACCTCATCAAACACTTGAGggttcacactggagaaaggccttatcaGTGCAGCGAATGTGGGAAATCTTTCAGCCAAAGTTCCAGCCTCATTCAACACCAGAGAATTCATAATGGAAAGAAGCCTTATCAGTGCAGTGACTATGGGAAATCCTTTGGCTGCAAATCTGTCCTCATTCAACACCAGagagttcacactggagaaaagcctTAG
- the LOC109674894 gene encoding uncharacterized protein isoform X4 — MLENLALTSSLSCSQGAEPEVAPSKPSISIGLSQVRTPPKNSSSQNACHCEICGLVLKDILYLAQHHRTHHRQKPCTCGEQFYFTANLEQHQRQHIKEAPFRSYVDSASFIKSSTVHVSGKPFTCKEVGKGFLASMGFSHEMATHTGEKPNNKNKYGVTFHSGKSHHSLGDYKNTFSYADMLVQDQSVLTREGLFECNKCGKACTRRCNLIQHQKVHSKDRPYECSECGKFFTYYSSFIIHQRVHTGERPYECNECGKSFSQIYSLNSHRKVHTGERPYECGECGKFFSQRSNLIQHQRVHTGERPYECSECGKSFSQNFSLIYHQRVHTGERPHECSECGKSFSRSSSLIHHRRLHTGERPYECGECGKSFKQSSSFSSHRKVHTGERPYVCGECGKSFSHSSNLKNHQRVHTGERPIECSECGKSFSCKSNLIKHLRVHTGERPYQCSECGKSFSQSSSLIQHQRIHNGKKPYQCSDYGKSFGCKSVLIQHQRVHTGEKP; from the exons ATGCTGGAGAATTTGGCACTTACATCTTCACTGA GTTGTTCACAAGGAGCAGAGCCTGAGGTGGCACCTTCTAAACCCAGCATTTCTATAGGATTGTCACAGGTCaggacccccccaaaaaattcatCTTCCCAGAATGCCTGTCACTGTGAAATATGTGGCCTGGTCTTGAAAGACATTTTATACTTGGCTCAGCACCACAGAACACATCACAGGCAAAAACCCTGTACATGTGGAGAACAGTTCTACTTCACTGCAAATCTTGAACAGCATCAGAGGCAGCACATTAAAGAAGCACCCTTCAGAAGTTATGTGGACAGTGCTTCATTTATAAAGAGCTCCACAGTCCATGTGTCAGGGAAACCTTTTACCTGCAAAGAAGTTGGGAAGGGCTTTCTGGCCAGCATGGGATTTTCCCATGAAATGGCCACTCACACAGGGGAGAAACCAAATAACAAGAATAAGTATGGGGTGACCTTTCATAGTGGAAAGAGTCATCATAGCTTGGGAGACTATAAGAACACTTTCAGCTATGCAGACATGCTTGTTCAGGACCAGAGTGTCCTCACTAGGGAAGGACTGTTTGAGTGTAACAAGTGTGGGAAAGCCTGTACACGAAGATGTAATCTCATTCAGCACCAGAAAGTCCACAGTAAAGACAGGCCTTACGAATGCAGTGAATGTGGAAAGTTCTTTACCTACTACTCCAGCTTCATTATACATCAGagagttcacactggagaaagaCCATATGAGTGCAATGAATGTGGGAAGTCCTTTAGCCAGATCTATAGCCTCAATAGCCATAGGAaagttcacactggagaaaggccttatgagtgtgGGGAATGTGGGAAATTTTTTAGCCAAAGGTCCAACCTCATTCAACATCAGAGGGtacacactggagaaaggccttatgagtgcAGTGAATGTGGGAAATCCTTCAGCCAAAACTTTAGTCTCATTTATCACCAGAGAGTACACACTGGAGAAAGACCTCATGAGTGCAGTGagtgtggaaaatcctttagCCGAAGCTCTAGCCTCATTCACCACCGGAGacttcacactggagaaaggccttatgaatGTGGTGAATGTGGAAAGTCCTTTAAGCAGAGCTCTAGCTTCAGTTCACATCGGAAAGTCCATACAGGGGAGAGGCCCTACGTGTGTGGGGAATGCGGGAAATCCTTTAGTCATAGCTCCAACCTCAAGAACCACCAGAGagtccacactggagaaaggcctaTTGAGTGTAGTGAATGTGGAAAGTCTTTTAGCTGCAAATCTAACCTCATCAAACACTTGAGggttcacactggagaaaggccttatcaGTGCAGCGAATGTGGGAAATCTTTCAGCCAAAGTTCCAGCCTCATTCAACACCAGAGAATTCATAATGGAAAGAAGCCTTATCAGTGCAGTGACTATGGGAAATCCTTTGGCTGCAAATCTGTCCTCATTCAACACCAGagagttcacactggagaaaagcctTAG
- the LOC109674894 gene encoding uncharacterized protein isoform X5: protein MGFSHEMATHTGEKPNNKNKYGVTFHSGKSHHSLGDYKNTFSYADMLVQDQSVLTREGLFECNKCGKACTRRCNLIQHQKVHSKDRPYECSECGKFFTYYSSFIIHQRVHTGERPYECNECGKSFSQIYSLNSHRKVHTGERPYECGECGKFFSQRSNLIQHQRVHTGERPYECSECGKSFSQNFSLIYHQRVHTGERPHECSECGKSFSRSSSLIHHRRLHTGERPYECGECGKSFKQSSSFSSHRKVHTGERPYVCGECGKSFSHSSNLKNHQRVHTGERPIECSECGKSFSCKSNLIKHLRVHTGERPYQCSECGKSFSQSSSLIQHQRIHNGKKPYQCSDYGKSFGCKSVLIQHQRVHTGEKP from the coding sequence ATGGGATTTTCCCATGAAATGGCCACTCACACAGGGGAGAAACCAAATAACAAGAATAAGTATGGGGTGACCTTTCATAGTGGAAAGAGTCATCATAGCTTGGGAGACTATAAGAACACTTTCAGCTATGCAGACATGCTTGTTCAGGACCAGAGTGTCCTCACTAGGGAAGGACTGTTTGAGTGTAACAAGTGTGGGAAAGCCTGTACACGAAGATGTAATCTCATTCAGCACCAGAAAGTCCACAGTAAAGACAGGCCTTACGAATGCAGTGAATGTGGAAAGTTCTTTACCTACTACTCCAGCTTCATTATACATCAGagagttcacactggagaaagaCCATATGAGTGCAATGAATGTGGGAAGTCCTTTAGCCAGATCTATAGCCTCAATAGCCATAGGAaagttcacactggagaaaggccttatgagtgtgGGGAATGTGGGAAATTTTTTAGCCAAAGGTCCAACCTCATTCAACATCAGAGGGtacacactggagaaaggccttatgagtgcAGTGAATGTGGGAAATCCTTCAGCCAAAACTTTAGTCTCATTTATCACCAGAGAGTACACACTGGAGAAAGACCTCATGAGTGCAGTGagtgtggaaaatcctttagCCGAAGCTCTAGCCTCATTCACCACCGGAGacttcacactggagaaaggccttatgaatGTGGTGAATGTGGAAAGTCCTTTAAGCAGAGCTCTAGCTTCAGTTCACATCGGAAAGTCCATACAGGGGAGAGGCCCTACGTGTGTGGGGAATGCGGGAAATCCTTTAGTCATAGCTCCAACCTCAAGAACCACCAGAGagtccacactggagaaaggcctaTTGAGTGTAGTGAATGTGGAAAGTCTTTTAGCTGCAAATCTAACCTCATCAAACACTTGAGggttcacactggagaaaggccttatcaGTGCAGCGAATGTGGGAAATCTTTCAGCCAAAGTTCCAGCCTCATTCAACACCAGAGAATTCATAATGGAAAGAAGCCTTATCAGTGCAGTGACTATGGGAAATCCTTTGGCTGCAAATCTGTCCTCATTCAACACCAGagagttcacactggagaaaagcctTAG